In Biomphalaria glabrata chromosome 11, xgBioGlab47.1, whole genome shotgun sequence, the following proteins share a genomic window:
- the LOC129921710 gene encoding uncharacterized protein LOC129921710 — protein sequence MDGGYGKKQNQWLNITTTSRPSTKVSTNTFTKVSTNTSTRVSTNTSTKVSTNTSTRVSTNTSTRVSTNTSTRVSTNTSTRVSTNTSTKVSTNTFTKVSTNTSTKVSTNTSTKVSTNTFTKVSTNTSTKVSTNTFTKVSTNTFTKVSTNTSTKVSTNTSTRVSTNTSTKVSTNTFTKVSTNTFTKVSTNTSTRVSTNTSTKVSTNTFTKVSTNTSTKVSTNTSTKVSINTSTKVSTNTSTKVSTNTSTKVSTNTSTKVSINTSTKVSTNTSTKVSTNTSTKVSTNTSTKVSINTFTKVSTNTSSRVSTNTSTKVSTNPSTNTSTNLLKYPSTKVSTNPSTKVSTSPSTKVSTIPSTNLLTNPSTKVSTNPSTNLLTNPSTKASTNPSTNLLTNPSTKVSTNPSTNLLTNPSTKASTNPSTNLLTNPSTKLIHQGIHQPIHQGIHQPIHQFTHQPIHQGIHQHIHQLTQQPIHQGIHKVTHQPIHQGIHQITQQPIHQGIHQPIHQPIHQFTHQPIQKGIHQSIHQLTQQPIHQGIDQLTQQPIHQGIHQPIHQGIHQPIHQAKRSSR from the exons ATGGATGGTGGATATGGAAAA aaacaaaatcaatGGCTGAACATTACCACGACATCCAGGCCATCCACCAAGGTATCCACCAACACATTCACCAAGGTATCCACCAACACATCCACCAGGGTATCCACCAACACATCCACCAAGGTATCCACCAATACATCCACCAGGGTATCCACCAACACATCCACCAGGGTATCCACCAACACATCCACCAGGGTATCCACCAACACATCCACCAGGGTATCCACCAACACATCCACCAAGGTATCCACCAATACATTCACCAAGGTATCCACCAACACATCCACCAAGGTATCCACCAACACATCCACCAAGGTATCCACCAATACATTCACCAAGGTATCCACCAACACATCCACCAAGGTATCCACCAATACATTCACCAAGGTATCCACCAACACATTCACCAAGGTATCCACCAATACATCCACCAAGGTATCCACCAACACATCCACCAGGGTATCCACCAACACATCCACCAAGGTATCCACCAACACATTCACCAAGGTATCCACCAACACATTCACCAAGGTATCCACCAACACATCCACCAGGGTATCCACCAACACATCCACCAAGGTATCCACCAATACATTCACCAAGGTATCCACCAACACATCCACCAAGGTATCCACCAACACATCCACCAAGGTATCCATCAACACATCCACCAAGGTATCCACCAACACATCCACCAAGGTATCCACCAACACATCCACCAAGGTATCCACCAACACATCCACCAAGGTATCCATCAACACATCCACCAAGGTATCCACCAACACATCCACCAAGGTATCCACCAACACATCCACCAAGGTATCCACCAACACATCCACCAAGGTATCCATCAACACATTCACCAAGGTATCCACCAATACATCCTCCAGGGTATCCACCAACACATCCACCAAGGTATCCACCAACCCATCCACCAACACATCCACCAATTTACTCAAATACCCATCCACCAAGGTATCCACCAACCCATCCACCAAGGTATCCACCAGCCCATCTACCAAGGTATCCACCATCCCATCCACCAATTTACTCACCAACCCATCTACCAAGGTATCCACCAACCCATCCACCAATTTACTCACCAACCCATCCACCAAGGCATCCACCAACCCATCCACCAATTTACTCACCAACCCATCTACCAAGGTATCCACCAACCCATCCACCAATTTACTCACCAACCCATCCACCAAGGCATCCACCAACCCATCCACCAATTTACTCACCAACCCATCTACCAAG CTCATCCACCAAGGCATCCACCAACCCATCCACCAAGGTATCCACCAACCCATCCACCAATTTACTCACCAACCCATCCACCAAGGCATCCACCAACACATCCACCAATTAACTCAACAACCCATCCACCAAGGCATCCACAAAGTTACTCACCAACCCATCCACCAAGGCATCCACCAAATAACTCAACAGCCCATCCACCAAGGCATCCACCAACCCATCCACCAACCCATCCACCAATTTACTCACCAACCCATCCAAAAAGGCATCCACCAAAGCATCCACCAATTAACTCAACAACCCATCCACCAAGGCATCGACCAATTAACTCAACAACCCATCCACCAAGGCATCCACCAACCCATCCACCAAGGCATCCACCAACCCATCCACCAAG CCAAGAGATCTTCACGCTGa